From one Pseudomonas sp. B21-048 genomic stretch:
- a CDS encoding TcdA/TcdB pore-forming domain-containing protein encodes MSELMQLPNTGQDFVTAVGLSGFSGDLGEFAGSEEHAALSRYYKAASESDRLSDLLAPAKLFQETLVSLIRQKTGPMTDTLRKANADTKAYVARIEKTVAILAEVHPPVPKNMHFVWVGGALFGDNQRDYFNIWKQVLSNDGHTLNLWYDPDALMAFDTNRIITLAAKAHAMESGGTALSSATKLVDLIEKRVVVLRQQMFEHIKAAQQQGIKADDARIELLVKAYGQDRTALEAAKARYLESHLAMAGEQVRVRDARAAFGSHFLWDVYEREVSFRGNLAAASDVVRLQAMSLEGGTYSDLDYLPPLVDQMGEVNIKTFSFEQKLGVLQLLLDKNPTLMPGRERSRYKNYVKDIPAEQLQALTRFAETVLKVSDVFSAAKGLTVPEQGVRLGAPNPRLEMNAFIMAHPESGMVSSIMQRIRSNYDLLLKVEQALVKSGKQWHVSFATEVTGDIVQKNNERAQNASTDYVGYVSRLATAIAGYHRDGIDPQAQGTISLSGPGAAIWGVEDFVDAHCIPDKVAEVRGRLQLLDTGYNRATEEELISGWVENVKQPEQWLEKEQQNWRDGKYKARYTGNLNELLHSQTLTFKQGWPVIEGKPVLLTSVLQQLLDDLGAPFMRAMNDRLSGDITFNDRIALDFETRQQILAQPASELPASIGAESLGNMNEALARIAGGKLLAEQLSPLHRVVFGGLFGVPTLDQEVFAAAWKETVALAESTQDRGLFARYELIEQTLFNRRPAMFEAGHKTSSWSGQVSENSRVLKAQALAEPLSVRQWGEHVQRIETATRNEYQASILQRGHSVRKRFFQAGADAVKQLPQELLVRGCGDPGRRCYPLALVMAAALESGSTAERALIGKLAIANLSPDAAETHALLHVLDELCGVPMSQFGKKAAAVNLSAAMQALKAKTSTGSLMLNTDNHSMLVSKVVEQGETSYRFYDPNFGLYAFMRAEDLQQGITSFLQDDVIARLYGVGEVSNAAFDVIDLNGSSIAEKPLPSRMTVGDLLSRELMVGGRSVETWQHHAALRVRSLSENARLGDGLARLDAQRWARQIESATTRLQIAHQLSRDFVPVFESLKTGATGLREITLVNAKDASQTRRVVTDDVHLDTIKSYLTDIYQTLSVKAPRPGMIDPTDAGAVHTLNAGFAIQALLFALKDRESTDGGTTALTSAVRLHGYLSYAQLAHGIVVDAVELINLVRTAFTNSVLVARTTSPVVLNALGHVANEGVGNILQLAAVGFDIYLLANAENDAQIAQFATQLAFDSAGLVAGLGGLGASLVGAGTAAAFLGGASVILGGLAVGIGALVEGFSGILERARQVGKYLNLIEQGYRSGGFSRIDDALCISPYVVVTHLDLEGRLLRYGGVLNIFAAIPHALHPPQGNPDRSLSISIRESLGYAHESAIPDAADFDVVVLPCMPHCYFGFDYKALPGSTSRWEHFETALKLENDSEGERQFWFSFYKFPTEYVLHQLIPNYSQTLVNVVLDRRNRFLRVPKLPRELHNYLSYEILGKGGQCTVVLAEGVRAITLVKTPDASSMYWALSATWLAEGDVKIEGARVQLGAIQVHVPEKSSLLLQLDEQSYQVDWEQGRLLISEISIDSGSNASAAQASLRELARSMRLAGRYTAIRDFPVPYSDPLKPVKTTAQYDRDEDRFLFVRGLAPAYQEAACLGAIVDKYAYYYVPNEVLIWRTDVTTGQVNRIYRLMDPLPGSRISAFQELEGGLIRIVQKVVLRNGRDMKMTYLLGANELSLFSVIGKLTEGQKALLQRKNTVSLSYFFWDYELMVRNSKLAPFDSVSVVDYQCAPLTSITYWDEDSRNPISLWLRRDDGLVIRPNLEADSVNPIFLNTQDADGDSFLFYDQRHRSLYRQRVTLQNDEPPAPAAKILPHEVVEVFFQEQRHIALTEDGMLYQLSRTDESQLVALNGDWLARAAAVGDGFEWYTSVLALAEELASEGFEVSGVQNVPGNAFLRVWCVGRRLLIADMRESQSLQLLAQTPDKKAAWLWDSASGQVYRQPFMEPEAFAAAFANGTRLLHRDRLPAMQRVAAQWSFTRIAPEGAGLRGLTREHVWIELFEGEAPRIVGVESDFFFGLGTRQVRENKLLQLIAGRSCAPVLTAGRFDDLFAWYDTGAKRLYYSTVQTNGHWPAYLGARDGEIALLHNTVTRGVFSNRNGAWLVSEHDVWMYADSVSRAGQVMTIQTRDNIEDLLPLIPDGVTTLVLGLNGQMSCQLSQAAWSRLDCLIIDFHHKVPHKRQWIMDLPAMDDWRITLVEGHLLLTDPDGGGSLIFRSVESVGTEIRDMFVLGIIVSGYSRIVTLEGLIQGLKEGVSLELVKLLEKVVEA; translated from the coding sequence ATGAGTGAATTGATGCAGTTGCCCAATACCGGGCAAGATTTTGTCACGGCTGTAGGTTTATCCGGATTCTCCGGTGACCTCGGTGAGTTTGCAGGCAGTGAAGAACACGCCGCACTCAGCCGGTATTACAAGGCGGCGAGTGAAAGTGATCGGCTGTCTGATCTATTGGCGCCGGCGAAGTTGTTCCAGGAAACGCTTGTCTCGCTGATCCGGCAAAAAACCGGGCCGATGACCGACACGCTTCGCAAAGCCAATGCCGACACTAAAGCTTATGTGGCCAGGATCGAAAAAACGGTAGCAATACTTGCCGAAGTCCATCCGCCCGTGCCGAAAAATATGCATTTCGTCTGGGTGGGTGGTGCTCTGTTCGGGGATAACCAGCGCGACTACTTCAATATCTGGAAGCAAGTGCTGAGCAATGACGGACATACCTTGAATCTTTGGTATGACCCTGACGCGCTGATGGCTTTTGATACCAACCGGATCATTACTCTGGCCGCCAAGGCGCATGCCATGGAGTCGGGCGGCACAGCGCTGAGCAGTGCCACCAAACTGGTCGATTTGATCGAGAAGCGTGTAGTGGTGCTGCGCCAACAGATGTTCGAGCACATCAAGGCGGCGCAACAACAAGGCATCAAGGCTGACGATGCCCGTATCGAATTGCTGGTGAAAGCTTATGGGCAAGATCGGACGGCGCTTGAAGCGGCGAAAGCCCGATACCTTGAGAGCCATCTGGCGATGGCTGGCGAACAGGTTCGAGTGCGCGATGCACGTGCGGCATTTGGTTCGCATTTTCTATGGGACGTATACGAGCGTGAAGTGTCTTTTCGCGGGAACCTGGCTGCGGCTTCCGATGTGGTGCGACTTCAGGCGATGAGTCTGGAGGGGGGGACTTACAGCGACCTTGACTATTTGCCGCCACTCGTTGATCAGATGGGTGAAGTAAACATCAAGACATTCAGTTTCGAACAAAAACTGGGTGTGTTGCAGTTATTGCTGGATAAAAATCCGACGTTGATGCCGGGTCGTGAGAGAAGTCGGTACAAGAACTACGTTAAGGATATTCCCGCGGAGCAACTACAGGCGTTGACCAGGTTTGCCGAAACCGTGCTCAAGGTGTCGGACGTTTTTTCTGCCGCGAAGGGGCTGACTGTCCCCGAACAGGGGGTTCGTCTGGGTGCTCCTAATCCCAGGCTGGAGATGAACGCTTTCATCATGGCTCATCCGGAGTCAGGAATGGTCAGTTCGATCATGCAGCGCATTCGGAGTAATTATGACCTGCTGCTCAAGGTCGAACAGGCATTGGTAAAGTCCGGGAAACAATGGCATGTAAGTTTCGCGACGGAAGTGACTGGCGACATTGTTCAAAAAAATAATGAGCGCGCTCAAAACGCCTCGACAGATTACGTGGGATATGTTTCCCGTCTTGCAACGGCTATAGCGGGTTACCATCGCGACGGCATCGATCCACAAGCACAAGGCACTATCAGTTTATCCGGTCCCGGCGCTGCCATTTGGGGAGTAGAGGACTTTGTGGATGCCCACTGCATTCCAGACAAAGTCGCCGAGGTAAGGGGGCGCCTGCAATTACTGGACACCGGGTATAACCGGGCGACTGAAGAAGAGTTGATCAGTGGCTGGGTGGAAAATGTTAAACAGCCCGAACAGTGGCTGGAGAAAGAACAGCAAAACTGGCGCGACGGTAAATACAAGGCCCGCTACACCGGCAACCTTAATGAGTTGTTGCACAGCCAGACCCTGACCTTCAAACAAGGCTGGCCGGTAATCGAAGGCAAACCCGTGTTGCTGACATCGGTGCTGCAACAGCTGCTTGATGATCTGGGCGCCCCTTTCATGCGCGCGATGAATGACAGGTTGAGCGGCGACATCACGTTCAACGATCGCATTGCCCTCGACTTTGAGACGCGCCAGCAAATCCTGGCGCAACCGGCCAGCGAACTTCCTGCGTCAATAGGCGCCGAGTCGCTCGGCAATATGAACGAGGCGTTGGCGCGTATCGCTGGCGGCAAGTTGCTTGCCGAGCAGTTGAGCCCGTTGCACCGTGTCGTGTTTGGTGGCCTGTTCGGTGTGCCCACACTGGATCAGGAGGTGTTCGCAGCTGCCTGGAAGGAGACGGTCGCCCTCGCCGAAAGCACTCAGGATCGCGGGCTCTTCGCACGTTACGAATTGATTGAACAGACCCTGTTCAACCGGCGTCCGGCGATGTTCGAAGCCGGGCACAAGACCTCATCCTGGTCCGGGCAGGTTTCAGAAAACTCGCGGGTGCTGAAAGCCCAGGCCCTTGCCGAACCGTTGAGCGTGCGGCAGTGGGGGGAGCACGTCCAAAGGATTGAAACGGCGACCAGGAACGAGTACCAGGCGTCAATTCTGCAGAGAGGGCATTCAGTCCGTAAACGGTTTTTCCAGGCCGGGGCCGACGCTGTCAAACAGTTGCCGCAGGAGCTGCTGGTACGTGGCTGCGGTGATCCGGGCCGGCGTTGTTATCCGCTGGCGCTGGTCATGGCCGCAGCGCTTGAAAGTGGCAGCACGGCAGAGCGGGCCTTGATCGGTAAACTGGCGATTGCCAACCTCTCCCCGGACGCTGCTGAAACCCATGCGTTGCTGCATGTGCTGGATGAGTTGTGTGGCGTTCCGATGTCGCAGTTCGGCAAAAAAGCCGCGGCTGTGAATTTGAGCGCGGCCATGCAGGCACTGAAAGCGAAAACCTCCACCGGCAGTTTGATGCTCAACACAGATAATCACTCGATGCTGGTGAGCAAGGTCGTGGAGCAGGGTGAGACATCCTATCGATTTTATGACCCCAATTTCGGCCTGTATGCCTTCATGCGGGCAGAGGATCTGCAACAAGGCATCACCAGCTTTTTGCAGGATGACGTGATTGCCAGGCTCTATGGCGTTGGGGAGGTGTCGAACGCGGCTTTTGATGTGATAGATCTCAACGGTTCGAGCATTGCCGAAAAACCTTTGCCTTCGCGAATGACTGTCGGCGATTTGCTGAGTCGCGAGCTGATGGTCGGCGGGCGGTCAGTTGAGACTTGGCAGCATCACGCGGCGTTACGTGTCCGTTCATTGTCGGAAAATGCCCGGCTGGGTGATGGCCTGGCTCGGCTGGATGCCCAGCGGTGGGCGCGGCAGATCGAAAGCGCCACCACTCGCCTACAGATAGCGCATCAGTTGAGTCGTGACTTTGTGCCGGTCTTCGAGTCATTGAAGACCGGTGCGACAGGCCTGCGTGAAATTACGCTGGTCAATGCCAAGGACGCCAGTCAGACCCGTAGAGTCGTGACCGATGACGTGCATCTGGACACCATCAAGTCTTACCTGACGGACATTTACCAGACACTGTCGGTCAAAGCGCCTCGCCCCGGTATGATCGATCCAACTGATGCCGGTGCCGTTCATACGCTCAATGCTGGATTCGCCATACAGGCCCTGTTGTTTGCGCTGAAGGATCGAGAGTCTACCGACGGTGGGACGACGGCATTGACGTCTGCGGTGCGCTTGCATGGCTACCTGTCTTATGCACAGCTGGCCCATGGCATCGTGGTGGATGCTGTGGAATTGATCAATCTGGTGCGTACCGCGTTTACAAACAGCGTGTTGGTCGCAAGAACCACCTCGCCGGTGGTGCTCAATGCCCTGGGGCACGTGGCCAATGAGGGGGTGGGCAATATTCTTCAATTGGCTGCGGTCGGATTCGATATTTATCTGCTGGCCAATGCCGAGAATGACGCTCAGATTGCCCAGTTCGCTACACAACTGGCGTTCGATTCCGCAGGCCTGGTGGCGGGGCTGGGCGGGCTTGGGGCATCCCTCGTCGGAGCCGGCACCGCGGCTGCGTTTCTGGGGGGGGCGAGTGTCATTCTGGGGGGGCTGGCGGTTGGCATCGGCGCGTTGGTCGAAGGTTTCAGCGGAATACTGGAGCGGGCCCGTCAAGTCGGCAAGTATTTGAATCTGATTGAACAGGGTTATCGCAGCGGCGGGTTTTCGCGGATTGACGATGCGCTGTGCATCAGCCCCTATGTCGTCGTCACACACTTGGACCTTGAAGGACGGCTACTTCGTTACGGCGGCGTCTTGAATATATTCGCGGCCATTCCCCATGCGTTGCATCCACCGCAGGGCAATCCGGATCGGTCATTGTCGATCAGCATCCGTGAGTCGCTCGGCTATGCGCACGAAAGCGCGATTCCCGATGCCGCAGACTTTGATGTCGTCGTACTGCCGTGCATGCCGCATTGCTACTTCGGATTCGACTATAAGGCACTGCCAGGCTCGACCTCCCGCTGGGAGCATTTTGAAACGGCGCTGAAACTCGAGAACGACAGTGAAGGGGAACGCCAGTTCTGGTTCAGTTTCTACAAGTTCCCGACCGAATATGTGCTGCATCAACTGATACCCAATTACTCGCAGACGTTAGTCAACGTGGTGCTGGATCGCAGAAACCGCTTTCTCCGCGTGCCGAAATTGCCAAGAGAGCTGCACAATTACCTGTCCTACGAAATTCTGGGGAAGGGCGGACAATGCACGGTGGTGCTGGCCGAGGGTGTCCGGGCGATCACGCTTGTAAAGACCCCGGATGCGTCGTCGATGTACTGGGCATTGAGTGCAACCTGGTTGGCTGAGGGGGACGTAAAAATTGAAGGGGCTCGTGTGCAATTGGGCGCGATCCAGGTCCATGTCCCTGAAAAGTCGTCTTTGCTTTTGCAACTTGACGAGCAGTCGTATCAAGTGGACTGGGAGCAAGGGCGCTTGCTCATCTCCGAGATCTCGATCGACTCGGGCAGTAATGCTTCCGCTGCGCAGGCGTCCCTCCGCGAGCTCGCGCGTTCCATGCGTCTGGCCGGTCGCTACACGGCTATCCGAGATTTTCCTGTTCCATACAGCGATCCCCTCAAACCGGTCAAGACCACGGCCCAATACGACCGCGATGAAGACCGTTTCCTGTTTGTCCGTGGCCTGGCTCCGGCCTATCAGGAAGCCGCTTGCCTGGGCGCCATTGTCGACAAGTACGCGTATTACTATGTCCCCAACGAAGTTCTGATCTGGCGGACAGATGTAACCACCGGGCAGGTCAACCGGATTTATCGGTTGATGGATCCGTTGCCGGGATCAAGGATTTCGGCCTTCCAGGAACTGGAGGGAGGGTTGATACGGATCGTTCAGAAAGTCGTGCTGCGTAACGGTCGTGACATGAAGATGACTTACCTGCTCGGCGCAAATGAGCTCTCGCTGTTTTCTGTCATCGGAAAACTGACTGAGGGCCAGAAGGCATTGCTGCAACGCAAGAACACGGTCTCCCTTTCGTACTTCTTCTGGGATTACGAATTGATGGTGCGCAACTCGAAACTCGCGCCTTTCGATTCAGTGAGTGTCGTGGATTATCAATGCGCCCCCCTGACCTCGATCACCTATTGGGATGAGGACTCTCGCAACCCCATCAGCCTCTGGTTGCGACGGGATGATGGGCTTGTGATTCGGCCGAACCTGGAAGCGGATTCAGTCAATCCGATTTTTCTAAATACCCAGGACGCCGATGGCGATTCGTTCCTGTTCTATGATCAGCGTCATCGCAGTCTCTACCGACAGCGTGTGACTTTGCAGAATGACGAGCCGCCCGCGCCTGCTGCAAAGATTCTGCCTCATGAGGTGGTCGAGGTGTTTTTCCAGGAGCAGCGCCACATTGCGCTCACTGAGGACGGCATGCTGTATCAACTGAGCAGGACTGATGAATCGCAGCTGGTCGCGCTGAACGGGGACTGGCTGGCACGGGCCGCCGCTGTCGGTGACGGTTTTGAATGGTATACGAGCGTTCTGGCGCTTGCCGAAGAGTTGGCCAGCGAGGGTTTTGAAGTGTCGGGTGTGCAGAATGTTCCCGGCAATGCATTCCTGCGTGTCTGGTGTGTGGGCCGGCGCTTGCTGATTGCCGACATGAGGGAGAGTCAATCCTTACAGCTATTGGCGCAGACCCCAGACAAAAAGGCTGCATGGTTATGGGATTCGGCGTCGGGACAGGTCTATCGTCAGCCCTTCATGGAGCCCGAGGCGTTTGCGGCGGCCTTTGCCAACGGCACGCGCCTGTTGCATCGAGATCGGCTGCCGGCAATGCAGCGGGTGGCTGCGCAATGGTCTTTCACCCGGATCGCACCCGAAGGCGCGGGATTGCGTGGCTTGACCCGAGAGCATGTGTGGATCGAGCTGTTTGAAGGTGAAGCACCTCGTATCGTCGGTGTGGAAAGCGATTTTTTCTTCGGTCTTGGCACGCGACAGGTGCGGGAAAACAAGCTGCTCCAATTGATTGCCGGCCGTTCCTGCGCGCCCGTTTTGACCGCGGGCAGATTCGATGATCTCTTTGCCTGGTATGACACAGGTGCCAAGCGCCTGTACTACTCGACCGTACAGACCAACGGGCATTGGCCTGCTTATCTGGGCGCGCGCGATGGCGAAATTGCGCTGCTGCACAACACCGTGACCCGTGGGGTGTTCAGTAACAGAAACGGTGCGTGGCTGGTGTCGGAGCATGATGTCTGGATGTATGCAGACTCGGTG